ATgggatgatgtactctgcatataaattaaataaacagggtgacaatatacagccttgacgtactcctttcccaattttttgtatagttcttctgtgtattcttgccacctcttctgcttctgctacgTCCATACCGGTTGTCTTgtattgtgtccatctttacatgaaatgttcccttggaatctgattttcctgaagagatctctagtttctcccagtctattgttttcctctatttgtttgcattgatcacatAGGAAGACTTATATCCTCTTGCTGTTcttttggaaccctgcattcagatggatatctttcctttttttctttgctttttgcttctcttgttatttgtaaggcctccccaaccattttgccttttttttttcttttttgccaaaaTCCTTATAAGTAGATAAGACAAACCACCCAGttttaaaatggacaaaagatcaCGTGGATTCTCCATATCATCACTCAGTATgcctgtgcgtgctcagtcgtgttagactctgcaaccccatggactgtggcctgcttgactcttctgtccatggaattctcccagcaagagtaatggagtgggttgccatttcctcctccagggatcttcctcctgttcccagggattgaacccagggatgTCTCCAGCGgctcctgcactggtgggcagattcactactgctgagccacctggggagtccCCTCATTCAGTAGGCAAATACACAGCATAAAGCATAGAAGCATAAAGAGACACCCATATATGCCACTGGAGTGGATTACATTTTAGAAGTGTAACCATACTACATGTTGATAAGGATGTGGACCAGTTGAACCTGACAGTGGCAAGAGAGGCCATAACCACGATGAAGAACTTTTTGGCAATTCcttataaaattaaaactcaTGTATCTTATAATCCAGCAATTAATTTCCTAGACATTTACCCAAGTGAAATAAAGAGGCAAGTCCAAATACTTTTATACAAATGCTGATAACTgttttattcataacagccaaaactGGAAACCCAAATTTctaccaacagatgaatgaataatataTGATGTTGACCTTCAcccatacaatggaacactactcacaAACAGCTCTGGAAACACAGAGCTACTTGGTTTAGTCTTTAAAACATGCCAAAGTGGAATAAGACACACAGGATTACATGCCGTATGAATCCATTTATGTGAAGTCCTACAACAGGCAGAATGAATACATACTAACAAAGTGTTTACTTGGGCCTGGAGTGGGACCtgggaaagggcaagagggaACATTTTTTGGGTGATAGAAGTGTTATTTTTCTTGATTGTCATGATGGTTATACAGGTATATGGATTTGCCAAAattctgtacacttaaaatgagtGTGTTACTATATGGCAATTGGACCTCAATCAAAGTTGGTTAAAATGGTCTGGTAATATGTTTCTATACCATTTGAAACATCTGTTATGGGTGAGTCTTCCAACGATGGAGTACTATATGCTTTGTACCCACTCAAGGCTTCAAGAGTTGCTGGAATTTAAGAACTCAAGACATGCCCTCACGGGCAGTACATTCTGACAGCATTTCAAAACTGTTTTCATGTTCAGATAAAAGAAATTCGATGcaacaactaacacttttgctAGACAGTTATCCACTGTGTGATATAACTCACCTGCTTTAGATCAGAGAGGGATCCTCCAGGCCTCCTGTTTTCTCCAGAGTCCCTCCCAGACCACCCTCTTTTTTTAGGTGACAAGTGTCTACTTGTCCAGTTCACtgtcacctcctccatgaagctgCCTCACATCTCCACACCAAACTAGCTGCCTCCTGACCTACACCCCTGCACAACTGGAAACATACTTCAACTCCAACACTGAACTCAGCTTGCCATGACCTTTCTGCCTCCATCAGACTATGGACAACTTCAGGACAGATGATGTCTTATTCACCTTGGTTTCCAAGTATTTAGCACTGGTCCTTTTGATCAATACATTTTCAAATCAGTGAGAAAGTGAGCTGGAGAACAGGGAGGTGGGGAAGAAGTTGGGCTCAATCATGGAGTTAAGACAGAAGAAAGTCATGAAGTGTATCAGGACTGTGTGCCCTCTGAGTGAATTAGAGATACACAGAACACTAAATGAAGATGAGCacctcgccccccccccccccacagcacCCCCAAGCGAGTGGACAGTCATTCATAGACAAACTCTGAAGGCAAAACATACAAGAGGCCAGTCTTACTCTGTTACTGCCTGCAAGTGTTGAATGCATTACGAACAGAGACGTCAGCAGGGCCAAGAGGAGGTATTTCCAGTAGACCAGCAGACTACACTgtcacaaaacaaaaaagcaatgaccaaaaaaaagttttttttttttttaatgttttaaataacaGTGTAGATAGGACAAAGCAAGAGAGGTGCCAAGTGTACACAGACTGGGCTGTGCTTTTTATTGCCCTGCTCCAGATAGCAGGGACACACAAATCAGTGAGATACACTCACGGTCCTTAACAATGAGAGAGCACACAGAACAATCAGAGCAAGCACAGTAACAAGAGGTGAATGGCCACCAAGGATCAGAAGCAGCAGAGGGGTAGTGGGCTGAACCCAACATGAAGCTTGTGATGGGTCATCAGCCAGATGAGAGGGGGCACTTGAGCGTCGGCTGGGAGGCAGGAGCGCCTGGATGAGGGGGCACATCCAGCAGTTGGTGCTACCTCTGTGATCAGGAGTGAACCGGGAGCAGATGAGGCTCCAGGAAGCCTTTGGATGCACGGTGGGGAGTTCAGAATTTCTCCTAAGGACCACAGGGAATCAAGTTATGGTTTTAGGTAACAAAGTATCTTTCTCCAATTTGCGTTTCTGACAGATCAAAAATGGCTGAGGAATActcttttaaagttataaaattagATACATAACTCTGCTTTAAAAGGGATTTAACTCAAAGGTGAATTGTTACTGTGCAGTGGAATAGAATCTTTTTCTCCGAGGCCAAGCTCCTTGCTCCTACACCCACAGCTCTCCCATAACTGATCCAGCTCCATGCCAGCTGTCCAATCGTGTGGCTCTCCTGCGAGCATGTGCTCCCAACGGAGGACAGTAGGCCCCACTGCAGCCAAGTGAGAGGTGGCAGCCCCGCCCATCCATGACCCTGGAAAATGCTGACTCCTCCAAAACCTCACGaatcagggcccctgccacttGTTTCCAGCATCACTAAGTGAGCTGGAGGATAATTAGAAGTCTGTGTGCCCCCCCGGCCCTCCACACGTGTCCCCCAAGTGTACGGCTGTCTGACTCAAGGGAAGGCCCTCCTGGGGAGCCTCCTGACTGCTTTTAaagtctgggggtggggtgagctCTTTCCCATACTGACTACACTCATAGAGTTTCTCCTCAGTGTGGATCTTCTGGTGCTGAAGGAAGTTTGACCTCTGAATGAAGCCTTTCCCACAATAACTACACAcgtagggtttctctccagtgtgaataaTCTGGTGCAGGAGGAGCTTGGAGCTCTGAATAAAGGCTTTCCCACAGTCCTTGCATTCGAAGGGCCTGTCCCCAGAGTGGATCTTCTGGTGCTCGGTGAGGTGTGCTTTCTGGAGAAAGGCTTTCCCACACTCCTTGCACTCGTACACCCTCTCCCCGGTATGAATCTTCTGGTGTCGAATAAGATAGGAACTCAGGAAGAAGGCCTTCCCACACTCATTGCACTCATAGAGCTTCTCCCCGGTGTGGATCCTCTGGTGCTGCGTGAAGTTGGACGTCTGGCTGAAGCGCTTCCCGCACTCGTTGCAGACGTATGGTCGCTCCCCAGTGTGGATGCGCTGGTGCTGGATGAGCTTCGAGCTCCGGATGAAGGCCTTGCCACACTCGTTGCACTCGAAGGGCCGCTCCCCAGTGTGGATCCTCTGGTGCTCGATGAGGTCTGAGCGGTGGCGAAAGGCCTTGCCACAGTCCTGGCACTCATACTGCCTCACCTCCGTGTGGACCTGGAAGTGCCGGATGAGGCTGGAGCTCCGGATGAAGGCCTTGCCGCACTCATTGCACTCGTATGGCCGCTCCCCCGTGTGGATCCTCTGGTGCCGGATGAGCAGTGAGCTCTGGCTGAAGCCCTTCCCGCACTCCTTGCACTCAAAGGGCCTCTCGCGGGTGTGGACCCGCTGGTGGCGGATCAGGTCTGAGCTGTGACAGAATGCCTTCCCACACTGAGTGCACTTGAAGGGCCTTTCTCCCGTGTGTACTTTCTGATGCTCCATGAGATCCGTGTAGAGAACAAAGTCCTTGCCACACGCGTTACACACGTATAGCCTCTCCCTGCCATGAATGTGCTGATGCTCCGCCAGGTGGGAGCTCTGGCTGAAGCCCTTCCCGCACTCGTCACACCTGTGAGCTTTCTCCCCAGCACAAGAAGCCTGATGTCTGGCCAGGCCCGGGTTGAATGGGAAGCTGCGGCAGGCCTCGTGCTGGGGGGCCTCCCCCTCGATCAACTCTCTCTGAAGCAGGAGGAGATCTGGGCTCAGGAGAGGGCTCCCCTCAGACTTACTTCCAGCCTGTGCTGCCTCTGTCGTTTGGATCTTCCAGTGGGTGACTGTCACCTGCTGGAAACCCCCTTCTTGCGAGGTGCAGCTCCGCAGGCTCTGTGCATCCAGGTTTCCTAAAAGCCTCCCAAGTCTGGGGTCAGGGCCCCTCCCAGACGTGGGGGCTGTGAGCTCCATCACTGGGATGGCTTTGGACACTGCCTTCTGCAGATTCCCACGCCCAGAAACCCAGGCTCCAAGTCCCCTTCTGGTCAGCAgtcagcatctgaaataaagcagagTAAGATCATCTTTCCCCTTTGTTACGAGATGGGAATCTGCTGGAGCAGATGGGGTGAACTGCACCTGGAGCAGCAGAGAGACGTGCCCCCTGCCCACAGCCCCGCTCAGCACAACACTCGGCTCAGCCTGCTGGCCTCTCCACTGGTGTAGGGGGCTCCACCACCAACACCAGTTTCAGGAGACAGATGGGTTGATGGGCAGGGATGGGTCTGGACTCCACTCAAAATCAAGACATGTTTCCTAAGAAACACAGGAAGACCACTCTGACCCCCACTCGGTCGCCCCCTGCCCAGCTGAGACGCTAGATGGGTGAGACTCACACGAGCTCTGGCCTGTTAACCCTGCTCCCctgccctctccttcctccaccacGTGTACCCTCTAGCCCTCCCCTTGGGGCAAAGCTCAGCCTGCTTCCTGATGGGTGTCTCCGTTCCTGCCAATGGAGCTCTCACGTTTATAACCACCTGCCTGACAGGCCCCCGGAGCTGCCAGCAGCTCCCACACATGGCTAACTCTCCCGTGAGACCATCTTCTGGCTTCTCCTCTCAAGAGTGCAACAGcactccccaccccagggatGATGGCCTTGTGGCTTCCTCCAacgagaaaacagaagcaattagATGAGAACACCCACTTTCTCCCATATTTACCATGATACCAGCATTGGCGCCCACGCCAGGCCCGCCCTCTGTACTGGGTTAAACATCCTCCTTGAAATCCGAGGTAAACGCATCCACCTGTGTACCCTGTGCCCACCCAGCAGCAGAGTCTGGGGTGGGAATGGTCACCACAGCATCACGCAGTCACCAGAACATCCATCAGCAGAAGAAAGGGCCAACTGAGGTGTCCTCCAGCAAGGAGGGCATCCCTGCACCAGAGTACATGTGGACCTTCTGGGGTGACACTGAGCCCAAGAGCTCAGTGTGTGATCCTACTTCCACGGAGTTCAGACGCAGACAAAGCTGGCCATGGTGGGAAATTCGAGTCACAGATGGTCTTTAGGAAGATGGTGCTTGCGAGTACAGGGGGGCACTGTGCTGCACAGGTGTGTCTGCCATGGAAAAGTCTGTGCTTAGGGAACCTTGCACCATTTCTGGGACGTGCCTTCAGCTCTGGAATTCTTGCCCCAACAGAAAATTTCTCCTTCAGCAGGAATTTGCTGAGGGGATGCCTTCTCTACTGCCAGCCCTCCATCACTACAACCCATCTGCTATCTCAAAAGGTAGCAGGTCAGATACCAGCCTGACCCAAGTGGGCCCCTGCAAAGGGTTGCACGCGGTGTCAGCGAGGCTCAGGAAGGTCTAGAAGCTTGGGAAAACTGTCTCCACCTCACTCAGGTTGTTGGCAGAACATGGTTCCCTGTGGTCATGGGATGGCCCCTTGGGAGCACCTGTACCTTCCAGGTAGGAGCAGCTCAGATGCCCTCTCCTTCTCTTCTGCAACCAGCTGTAAAAACCCTGCTTTCCAAAGGTTCGTGATGAGCCCCACCTCTCGTCAAATGACTGAAAGAGCCCTCCCTTGCGTCCGGAGGAGTGCAGAACCCTGCCTGCCACATCCCAGAGGGGGCCTGGCCCATGACAGAGCCCAGAGTGCCCCAGTCTCCATGTGGGACAACTCTGAAGGGTCGTCCAGCCCCAGAACTCCACCAGCTTGTTTCCCCCTGCCGCCCCATCCCAACTTGCTCATAGATGCTTCCCCGAGTGCTCCCTCCCCAGCTGAGCCCAGTTCCCGGGAGCTCCACCCAAGACCCCGCAGGACCACTTCTCTCCCCAAATCTGCACCAGTGGGAAGCAGTCCGCCGGCTGTGCAGCCCCACAGAGATGCTCCCAAGTCCCCAAGGGCAAAGATGTGCCCCTGAGGACAGAGCCAGGTGGTGGGGAGCCGCTGGGGGCAGGAGGGCTCCCCAGGTTCCTTCCAACAGGCTGCTTTCCTTCTCGAGTGACAGCGCACATCTAGCGCAGTCTCCCTGGACTCCTCTGCTCGCCTTTCTAACCATACCATTCCCATCACCAGGAGGCCCCCCTCTAAGGGGAACTGTCTCTTATTATAATTCTGCAGTTTTCAATTGcatttaaatggaatcatatggtttgttttgtgtctgctttttattcAATAGGCACCCACTTTTTTATAGAGCTAGAACTCACACATCATAAAATCCACCATTTTAAAGCACACAATTCAGTGCTTCTTAGCATATTTCTAAGGTTGTAGAACCTTCCACACTAATTTGAGCATCATCAAGATCCCCCCCCCAGGTGTCTGCTGACGCTGAGCACCACACCAGGGAGGCCACCTGTGTTGCATGGACCTCAGTGTGGGCAGCCTTCATGGCGTGAACACATCGCTGTGTCCTTTCCACGATTCTGCCCTCCACCCCAAGGGGCTGGCAGCACGGTCCTGTGCTTGTCTTCTGGCCGACAGAGGTCCTTGCTCCCGCTGAGCCCTGGAACTCCGTTTCAGTGGCTACAGCTCAGGCCGCCCTTGGAGACTCCCAGGAACTGCTGACGCTGTGGACCAGTGACTGCCTGCGCTCTGGGCTCCTCCCCTTCCTGAGTGGACGCATTCATGTAGTCATCTACTATTGCTGGGGGAGGAGGCAGCATCTGGGGAGTTTAGACTGTGGCTGTGTGGACACGCACTGGTGCCAAGAAAAGGCCACAGGCCAGGGATCCTGGTTCCGGGCTGGAGGCAGCAACTGAGCACGGCCTAGTGTGGGGGCCAGAGGGCCAGCTGGTCAGCTACAGCAGACATGAGGCCGCTCAGTGTCCCTGCTTTGAGTGACAGAAATCCCTCCAGAAATTTCAGTGGACACAGAGCCAGCAGCGAACCACCACATTTCCAGAAGTCCCCTGATGTCAGGGGTGACCTGTGACTGATTCCAGGGCGCCACCCTCTAGCCCAGCCCAAGGGATGGGCACGAGGCCGCACCGCAGGCTCCTGGGGGGGCAGGGCCCTCCCCCTGTTTCTGAGATGGGATACCAGAAACCAAGTTTACTGTTGGGAACACTAGTTTTGAATCTCCATTACAGCAAGAGGAACCCATGCTTAAATAATGCTGTTAGACAACCTGACTATTCAGATGCAACACTCCCTGTGATGATGAAGACACTGAACCAACAGCAGACAGTAAGGGTGAGAAGCTGCAAGTCTACTCGAGGCGTTTCTCTCCATGTGAGGTTTGCAACACAGCTTCCTGGAGCAGTGGCCCTCTTGGGCGCCCTGTAACACAGCATTTCTGACCACTGCCCAGTGAGATTCACTGACACTGTTCTTCTGAGTTAAAGGCCCACTAACTTGATTTAAATCTTTCTCCTGCTTACAGAAATTACTTTAATTAGTTATTTTTTTCAAGGCATAAAGGTAAACTATGCCAGTTGagaaagactaaaaataaaattattcttaacCCCAGTACTCAGATTACACATTGATGTTTTTCTCTGACGTTTTTTCTGCACCAATGTATTAAGAAATGAGGACCACACTCCTCAGTCTCATCCTATTTTACTTCACTTTTATACTGTCCATTCTGAGCAATTATAGACCCACACTGTAAGAACACTTCAAGTGGTAAACAAAAATGAGGATAATCCCCAGCAATCCCAGAGACCACTGCAAGCTGTTCAGTTTATACACATTCATCCAGACTTCTGCTTAAACAAAAATGACACATTTACTTCCATGCATGCCATCTGTAGGTATAAACATGGGGTCACATATACCTGTCCATCTGTACATCCTCCCCCCACTTCTAACACATCCCCGAATCCTTCAAGTTCATTCACACGGGGCCCTGGTGCTCCGAGGCCCCACTACACTTCAGATGCCGGAGGTGCCCCTGGTGTCATGAGGACGACATTCCCTGAAGTACTCGgcccacctcccttccccagaCTGGGAGAAGGAGTTAGCCGAATGAAAGGTCTGGGAGAATAACTAGGCACGTCGGACCCAGCCTCATCCACTGGGGCACAGGTCCTGCTGCTCTGGGCCAGGAGTGCAGCGCTATGGAGAGGCTGTGGCGATCCAGCGCCGCCTGTGGGCAGGCAGGACATGGCCTAACCGGACACTTGGCCTAGAAGTCCAGCATCACTTCAACCAAGGCTTGGACAAGTGGCGAGGTGAACTTTCGCTCTTCGTGGGCCTCACTGGTGCAGGCTCGGGAGGGCAGGAGGGGTGCTATTGATGAGCGTCCCTCAACCCTAACCCAGCACTGCTGAACTGGCCTGTACAGTCTCAGGCACACCTCCAAACCTTGCGAGGCAGACATGACCTCGATTATTTACTCTATTTTACAGAGGCTGAGAAAGTCAATTACCCAAGGCTGCTAAGCCAGTCAGTGGCAGAGCTTAGGTTCAGAGTCAGGCCTGTCTGCCTCCAGAGTCCATTCTCAAAGATATTTTTCCCTCCGCAAGTGTGATGTTGCTGTTACAGGGTATTTTGCTTAGAGCAGCTGGGATTTGTATTCTAAAAGTAagcttatattttaaatcttgtttgttttttttttaatccaaacaaGGACGtatatttggttttttgttttggaggtgatatttccttattttttgttgttgttgtttaaaaggACTGTTATAACACCTGAAAACAGGCTTGTGTCTATTTATAAGAAtatagctttaaaatgtgtgccttttcatgattttcataacTTTAACTTTTcaggaagtttttaaaattaaatatacctTGCTTTGAATAAACGTTTATCTGAATATCAGCAATCTTTCAGTTTCTGCttaatgcctttttttcccctgtgaattcaaataaagttaaattgatactttttcatttaaagaaaccTGAATGAAGCAAACGAAGTAAAAATACATCAGACTGCTGGTTCCATAATGTCTGGGGCTAACATGGCCCTCCCTTTTGTTAGAACTTGCTGGACAAAATATAACACAACACTGTTGAGGTTGAGATGGGCGAGCCTCTGAGCTGGGAGTGAGGCCTACGAGCCGCCAGAGTGGCTCTGAGATGAGAGGGGGCAGTGCCCACTGCAGGGACGGAAAGCTGTGCACGCGCACTAGTAAAGGGGCGTTATAAGCCTTGGGCTTGCAAGTTACCAGTGTGGCTGTCTGCTGCTTACAGTCTAAAGAAAGGAAGCAGGTAGGTGTGCAGAGCTCCACCCTTGGgagcagcaggaaaagggagAGTAAAAGGGCGCCCAGGGAAGACAGGACTAGAGCTGCAGGAGAATCTGCACCCTCGCACGGCCCCACGGCCACAGTGTCACCAACCTGCACTTGTGCCACCACAGCCACGGGGGGGACCGAGTGCCCCGCGCGTGCTTCTCTTATTTCCTGTGTTCACCACATAATCATCCATGAGGTTCGGGGAGGTGGCTGGCTCACAGCTGAGCCTGCTGCAGGCTGCGGTCTCCTCCCCAAACCACCCCCACAGCCATCTGAGTTTTGTTCCCAGGGCTCTGCCCAGATGTCAATGGTCTTCTCCTTTCCTGAGCAGTTCAGTGTCCTTTCACCGATCATATTCCACAACCCAAGGCAGCACTGGACGTGCCTGACAGCTCCCTGAACTGCTTCAAGGCCCTGCCCTATTCTGGGTCAGCTGCTTCTCTGAGCACCCCTTCCATTACCAGCTTGTGAACGCGGTCTGGGCTTTCTCAGCTCCTCCGTGCAAGCCTTACCATCCCTAAGGCCTTTGCAGGAGAAATCCATCCCCATCtctccaggagacactggagctAAGAAGTTAGGCTTGTGAAAAGACATAGCAacctcgccccgccccgccccattTCTCTGGTATCTTTCACATGAGTGACGCTGTAGCTATTGCCATTATTAAGATCCTGTTATTGTTACATCTAACGAAAGTCCCACCTCCGTGGACAGGACCAAGTCCTGTCATTCACTGAGACTGGAGCTCAGGAGAAAGATGTGCTCCAGAGAGGGCACTGCGGCCTGATTAAGAGCATGAGCTCTACAGACAAATTGCCCGAGTTCAAACGGGCCTCCACCTAACACTCCCGGGAACACAGAGAGGCATGCTACTCAGGCCCTGAGGCTCCCATGACTACGATGCAGCCACTGCATGAAGGGCAAGACGTCCAGCGCACCAGCAGAGACGGCCTCCAGGACTGATATGACTCGAGAAAAGGACGGCGCAGCCCAGCATCTGGAGGGGATTCTCTTCTTCACCTCTACCCCGCCAGGGCAGCGGTGCCGGCTCTGCACCTCCTCCAGCACAGGCAGGCTCGAGGCGCCGGTAACTCTCCCAGCATCATCTGGAGAGCTCCCTCGGGCTCGAGGGAGAGGCCGGCGGGCTTGGAACAAAAGAGCAGCACTACCCACACCGTGCCCTTCACCTACCTCCAGGCCACCCCAGCGCCAGCAGTGGGCTTGAGAGCCGCGACACTGACGCTGAAGCTGGGGCTCTACGCCTGGGGTGTGTGGCCTCTGGAGCCGGGGAAAGGAACCAAGAGAGTGGAATCAGTCATTTACCCACACGACGTTCCCTGGGGAGAGAAGCTGCGGGACCCGGGCCGGACTGCAGTCCGGCGGGGGCGGCCGTGACGGCTGCTGGGAGCCGGGCTCACTGAGCCCGAGGCTCCTGGACCCCCGTGCGGGGCCGGCCGCGCTGAGCCCGCCCGTCCACCCGACTGGAGGACCCTGCCGACCCGCTCGGGGCCCGGAACGCGCCACTCACCCGGCGCCCAGCGGCGAGAGGACGCCGGAGCCCCGCACGCGGACTGCCAGCCGCCCGCCCCGCTGACCGACCGACAAAGCCTACACAGGAGCCCGCACGCCGCGGCCGGAAATCGGCCCGAGGGCCCGCCCTGAGAGCTTCCGGTGCCGCTCTAGGCGCTCCGGGGCCGGCCGGCCTCTCGGTGGTGCGCACTTCCGGCCGGGTGCAGCTGGAAGGGACCCGAGTCGAGGGCCGGGCGAGACTTCA
This genomic interval from Dama dama isolate Ldn47 chromosome 21, ASM3311817v1, whole genome shotgun sequence contains the following:
- the ZNF623 gene encoding zinc finger protein 623 gives rise to the protein MELTAPTSGRGPDPRLGRLLGNLDAQSLRSCTSQEGGFQQVTVTHWKIQTTEAAQAGSKSEGSPLLSPDLLLLQRELIEGEAPQHEACRSFPFNPGLARHQASCAGEKAHRCDECGKGFSQSSHLAEHQHIHGRERLYVCNACGKDFVLYTDLMEHQKVHTGERPFKCTQCGKAFCHSSDLIRHQRVHTRERPFECKECGKGFSQSSLLIRHQRIHTGERPYECNECGKAFIRSSSLIRHFQVHTEVRQYECQDCGKAFRHRSDLIEHQRIHTGERPFECNECGKAFIRSSKLIQHQRIHTGERPYVCNECGKRFSQTSNFTQHQRIHTGEKLYECNECGKAFFLSSYLIRHQKIHTGERVYECKECGKAFLQKAHLTEHQKIHSGDRPFECKDCGKAFIQSSKLLLHQIIHTGEKPYVCSYCGKGFIQRSNFLQHQKIHTEEKLYECSQYGKELTPPPDFKSSQEAPQEGLPLSQTAVHLGDTCGGPGGHTDF